CTTTACAAGACACTAGATAATTTCTAAGGTGTCTTCTAGTTTAAAAAATTCTATGATTTTCCCCCcatgattctattttttaaagaaactgtgcCTAACATTATTCTAAGCTCACTCCGGAGAAGACTAGTATGGGAGGATATGTAAAGAAGCCAGCTAGCTAGGAAAATAACGGGTAATACAGTAAACAATCCCTGTAGACAGAAGTCAGTAACACTACTGACTCCTAAAGTTTGCTTTTTAGGCTTTCTGTAGTCCCAGATCTAAGTGGGGATTGGTTGGTTAATAGGTAcaagcattttctttcttcacacaGGTAGATTCCAGATGCAACCATtttttttgtagttctctttCTGCACACATCTCTGCAAATTACTGTGGAAATGatcagagttgaatatcatagGATGATCTCACCTTTTCAACATGCTCCCCCATCCTGCTCCAATCCCTGCGTCACCCTCCTCCTGAGCAGCTTCTCTGCTGAGTAATGCTCAGTTCCTGGAGTTTATTTTGGAGCTTGAAcctcaggaaagaaagaacaactcaGAATTTgcttttaacattaaaaacatactAGCCTATCCACTCACCACTCCTAAAGCCCCCACACTCTCACATGTCACCATGTTCTATATTAATGCTTTCTTCTTCTGCCTTAGTAGAGACATTTCACATTATATGGGGGCATTTTGGAACATATTAAGCCCAGTGTTTAGTAGTCTGAGGCCTCGTGAGAGCCAGTGGGGTGTGCTGAAGAAAGGCCTTTTGAAACTTAGGGTTCTATTTTTGGAGGGCAGTGGAATGTTCCTCCTCTCCTTTGGGGACATTTCAGCTAATGCTTCTTGCCCCTTCCTTTGGCTAGTAAGTAGCAGGGTAGAGACAAGAGGAAGCTAGGATAGTCATATAACATTAGGCAGGGCATGGATAGGATGAGCAGAAAAAGTGATAGAACTactcattaaaaaatggaaaagtatgTGATACTGTTATGGGAACTTCTCCTTCCAATCTAAATTTTACTTCCTTACCTGGGATTTCCAGTCAATTTGGATTGGTTAGAGtgccgtgctgataacaccaaggtgaagggctCTCACTATTTTCAGGTATGTTCTAATATTGGGATCAGAGAAGAGTCCCTGTTTTGGCATAGAAAAATTCTTTTAGCATCTGGGTTTTGTTCTGAAGGAGAGGTAGCTAGACAGAAATAGACAGACTGTTAAGGTTTATCTGTGGGCTAATAGATGGGAGTGGCAAGGTACTCATTCTATTAAATGGTGAGGGAAAATTAATTAGCAGCCTTGAATATCTTTGTGTGCAAAGCCCAGCACTGTAGTACACACAGAAAGTAAACTGGTTTTTACCCGTGGGAAAACTCCCATTTTGCTGAAGGAGATAAAGCCATCCcttgtcaaaggacaaaattacaacaaatttaaagatctcagttggctttattgCTACTCTAAATTCTATTTCCATAAAATAGAGTAAGTGTACCAGTGAACTGAGCAGAGGAGGAtagttttatagacagaaaaggctgaagaaagcagaaacaaagaacaaaaaggaaagtgGTCGTTTGACTAGTTAACATACGTTACTTCAGGCCCTCTCTTTTGTGTAAGGGTTAatgcagagggaacttcattatcatacctattgaagatttaaactggcctgtttgggaaattggctatctctttctcctgatttcttgggAAAGTCAGGAACTTAGCAGGGATtactccattttaatttttagtttggtCTTGTGGGACCTAGTCCAGGAATTTAGTTCCAAAACAATGGTCTCCTATAATCTTTATTTAATAACATAAATCTCCTAACAGTGATCTTGTAACCCCAAACTGATGGGAGTCACGCAAAACTTTACAGGGTGTTGGGGGAGATGCTGAAGAAATAGGGTAGGCGGAGCTGAGTAAGTTTAAGGAAGTTGTCCTGGAAGAGGTGAGTTTATAGAATGATTTAGAAGGCAAGAAGGAAAATAGGAAGCAAAAATGTCATGGAAGGGGGCTGCCCGGTTAGCGCACAGTGCTAActttagagcacagtgttgataacaccaacgtcaagggtttggatgcccgtgctggccagctgccataaaaaagaaatgtcatgGAAGGCCTTTTTACAAGTAGCATGACCTACTAAACCAAAGGCAAGAAGAAGTCAAGTATTTGCAAATATAATAGGAATTTGGGGGAGGGTGGGGTTCCTCTAGGGAATCTTAAATCTTGGGAAATATTTTAAGGTGGAGAGTAGAGAAAGTTAAGCAAGACAGGAATGAGCATAACTGTAGTAGAGGATATACTACCGCTAAGAAGAATGGGGCCAGATTTTGGAAGGCTTTGAAAATCAGACCCAAGATCAATTTGATGTAATAGGCAGTAAGTAAATAAGTCATTCCAAGATGGGGACAAGTTAGGAAGTGGTAGAAAATGGTAATAAAGAAAGAGTTCCTGAAGCTTGTCCTAGGGAACTTGGATTATGTACAGAGGTAAATGAGGATGTGGAATTTTTACTAAGCTAGGAAAAGCCATGGGCCACAAAAAGGTTGATGTAGCATAAAGACTGACAAATGGTTTCTTTCCAGGAAGCTATGAGGGACCCTGTGAGTAGCCAGTACAGCTCCTTTCTTTTCTGGAGGATGCCCATCCCAGAGCTGGATCTTTCAGAGCTGGAGGGCCTGGGTCTGTCAGATACACCCACCTACAAGATCAAGAACAGCATCGGTGGCAAAATGACCAGGCAAGCAACAGGAGCAGACCAGGAGAAAAACCCTGAAGGTGATCACGCCCTTCTTGAGTACAGCACCTTCAACTTCTGGAGAACTCCCATTGCCGGCATCCACTCCTTTGAACTGGACTTGCTCTAAGGCCAAGATTTCTCTCTCCCACCATCTTGCCCTCATTGTCTTCCTTTTCAAGCCCTTTCCTTTCCACTCCTTTCCCATTTTAATCTTGTTCTCTCTTGTGTTGGTGGTGCTGATGAATCTGCCAGAGTTGAATTgtattgttttgtatttatttatttatttatctctctgtATGTATTCCTTTTCACTCAAAAGCCCTCAAGCCACAAAGTAAAGGGTTCAAGCAATGAAGTATTGGGTCAGAGAGATTACTCCTTTTTCCCTCCAAATACTTCAGAAAACAGGCCTGATGGCAGTACTAGTACAGTAGTGCAAAACGGGAGCCTGCAAGTTTTAATTTAAGATTATCTGCTACAAGACAGTAGAATTTCTAAAAAGCTAAGGTAATAAGACTtgattttttggcttttttgatCCTGCTCCTTCTTGCAATACAGTTTTTCTCAGAGAAACTGGGGGGAGTTAAGGgtataaaaaagaggaaataatacatcattgaaaatgaaaataggGAAAAGCATTGAATCATTTCAGAACTAGCTaagttgtttctttttcaaaaaagtgtTCCTTCTTCAAGTCCACTTACTTTGCAACCTTGCTCCTAACTGTGGGTTGAAAACTCTAGCTGAGGAAAGTTAGACTTCAAATCTTTGGATGCAATCTTGCTGCCTATTACAATAATTTGTAAGATTTTGATTCAGTCTTCTAAAAGGCACTGGGTTTGGTCCTTAGTATTTTAGTCTTGCCCTCCTGCATTTGCAATATATAATACTGATCAATGGGCCTCAGGCAGTTCTTTAGCTACCTTGAAACCAGGAAATGAACAATTACATTCTGACCCTACACCTTGTCCCCACTCCTTCCAAAATTACTGCTGCTGAATTGTGCTGCcatttactcatttaataaaGACATTCAATCCCAGGACTGGATTCTAGTTTTCTCTCTTTACAGGGAAGCGGTATAGATCTCAGAAATTAGCTTTGCTTTCACACTCAGCATATACTTAACTTTCCTAATATTCACCTTTGAGAAAGAATGATTTGAATAGCATTTAAACATTAAATTGTGAACTTCAGATAGAACAGATAGGCAACAAGGAAAAAGGTGATATCAACTTAAAATTAGAAAAGTAGTAAGGGAGAAAGCTACAACCACTCTTCTGCTTGTCCACTACCAACATATTTCAGGTAATAATTCTCCTAGGTGcctaggaaaataaacaaattcacccAAATATGTTATCTGCTTATTTATAACTCACCTCATTCCAAAAAACTACTTGAAACTAACTTCTAAGTAGTTTTGTGTATACTATGTGAAAAGCCCTGAGCCAGGCAAAAAAAGACGTAAACGAGGAGACAAGATTCTGACTCTCAAAAAGGGCAGCTGTAAATACCAATATGGATAGTTTTGAGTATTAAGCCGTACTTTAAAGATAATACGAACAGGATCCAGAGAAGTTCAGAGTAAGGGAAACATGTAAATCCTTCTAAGCCTTGAAAGGGCCACCTTCTAAAGATGATCAAAGTTTGATAAAGAATGGGACCTGgatctggccagttagctcggttagaGCACGACtctacaacaccaaggtcacgggttcagatccccaaaccggcCAGATGCCCCCGACACCCCCAAAAAGAATGGGGCCAGATGTGTCCTTTTCTATTTTCACTGATTTGTGCTCACAGCCCTTTAGTCATGGCAATTGGTGAGTGGAGCTGGGGATCAACTGTTTGGTAAGTAAAATGACCAAATGGATTTACAAACTCATGCTCCATCCTCTTCCAGGCCTTCCCAAAAGAAATGTCAGCTATTTGCTTCATTGTCCACACTAACAGCTTGGCTCTTCAGGCCTTACATTCAGGCAGTAACTGCAAATACGTGTCCGTCACTGACAGGGAGGCACCAGAGTCCAACTCACGAGCAAAGCCAGGACTGTCCCAAACATCTTCACCCGAAGTTAGAACAAGGAAACAAGGTTTTCTCATGAACCCTATGCCTGGCCCCCTGGAGAAGAAACCAAGACGTAGGATGGAAACTCCAGGACCGATGCATAAATCATTTCTCGCCAGCTGTACGCTCAGTTGTTGGCGCCAAAACAACCAACAAGGTCCGTCCCAGCTGGAACTACACGTAAGACACGTAATCGATAACCCTCCGCCTCGTCAAATAGTCCTGACCAAGATGTGTTTGATACACACTTTTCCACCTCAAAACCCCTCAGTAGGTAGGAAATGAGCCTCAGAGCCGCATCATCTTTCTGTTCGAATGGAAATGTGGGTTTTCTAATCATTTTCTCTCCGCAGATTCCTCCGCCAGAACTCATATTCGCAGCGCCTTCACTTCCGGGTACGCCATTTTGTTGCCTCCATTTCTCCAGGAGGGGGGGCTAAAggcccccaaaatatgcatatatgAAAAGGCCAAAAAGTAACCGTCACTGACAGGGAGTCTTAACTAGAGAAGGAAACGGGACCACACCGGCAGCCTCGGGGAAAGCGCAGCCGGCAGCGTCCCGGACGAGGAggtgagagggaagaagacatgcGTATACTCTGGGGAGCGTCAGGGCTGGAATGGAAAATGCCGTGAGAAGTCGCACCGCTCCCCAGCCCCGACCGAGCAGCACCCCCTCACCAAAGCAGGGGCAGCTGGGGAAGGGACGGAGAAGAAGGGGATGCTGtcgggaggaaggggaggggactgGGAGGAGGTGAAGAAGGGGGTGGGTGTAAGACCTGAGGCTGGGGAGCTGGACCAAGGGAAGCCAAGGCCACAAAGGTGACCACTAGGGGGCGGTGTGGAGCCGGGGTCGATGACTCCCCTCTGTCAGAGAGGACACTGGTGTGAGGTACCGATGTGATAGAGAGGGAAACCGGGACTCTAATTCTCTGACCGCCATAATAACCTAAAGATTATTAGTGAGCTCAGTAATCTGAACAAGAGCAGTAACGGCCCCGCCTCCAGTTCTTGCAGATGTTTGTACATCTCGCCGCCCAGTGGGGACGTGtgcaatacaaaaagaaaaataaatgattgctaGATAATGGGTTCTTCAATTGCCCCTATCCTCATTAGCTTTGTCCTATTCTCACAGATTTCCTTCAACCAGCAGAAGTCATcccattcctctcccccatcccagAAAAGGATGTTTTATGGCTTACCtgcaatttaatatttttggccATTTGGgaccatatttttttttgtttttgcagacATAGGCATACTGGATGAGACCACATTTTCATCGTACCATTTGATTACCCAGTCCAGCAGAGATATTCTTAGCATCTGTTTTCATACTTGCTTTGATAACAATGAGAGAACTGCCCCACCCAAATTCTTATCTGCCCCACCCAAATTCTTATGTAAACAAAAGTAAACACTCTTTGGTAATAGAGTACTTTGTTGTCAAGAGCTCAAGCACGTCATACATTATTAAAACACACCTACCCAAAGTTCTTGTGTGTTGTGGGGGCAGGGagtcagtattttatttatttccaaaatccTCGGAGGAGGgttagaacagatttttttttttttgtaaacagccttaattaattaactatttaaaaattaactttttttttttttttttggcggggggagcaggctggtatgggaatccgaatccgtgaccttggggttaccagcagcatgctctcccaagtgagctaaccagccagcccctaattaattttatttttccttgtataAAACTATGTTGTAGTGACAGCTGGAGCCTGGGTCCTCTGCACAGACTCTGGTGTGGGTCTTTACAAGATAGTCAGTGAATTCCTGATTAGGGACATTTGTTGAACACAATCTCCTTCCGGAGGTCAGGGGCCAGATAGCTGTAAGTCTTGGAAGTAGCCTTAGTGTAGTGCTCAGGGTGGCAGTGCAGCACCTGGCTGAGGTGTAGCGGTTGTCAGTACCAGCCATCAGCAGCAGCTTCTTGGGCACAGGGGGCCAAGACAATGGCAGTGCTTCTGGGGGCAGGGATGAGGTACACCAGCACAGAGCTGCACCAGCCTGTCACCTTGCAAGGGACATTGTGGGGCTTGTCAGTCTTGTTCCCCCAGTAGCCTGTCTGAACCAGGACAGTGGAGAGTTTGGCCAGGATGATGGCCTTTCAATGGCGGTGACTATCTCCTTGGAGCACTTAATACCCAGATCATGTGGCCATTGTAATCCCTGATGGCAACAAATGCCTTGAACCTGGTCCACTGGTCAGCATGAGTCTGCTTTTGCATGTGCATATCTTAAAAACCTCATCCTTGAGGGATGTTCCCAGGAAAAAGTCAATGATCTCAGACTCCTTGATGGGCAGGGAGAAGAGGTAGATCTCTTCCAGGGACTTAATCTTCGTGTCCTTGACCAAGAGGCCCTGCTTAGTAACGGTGATCCACTCCTTGTCCTCGACCTTGCCTCTGCAAGCTCTGCAGCCGCAATCCTGGCCCCAGAAGCCTCTGTGGAAGCCGCCACACCCTCCCATTCTAGGGCCCACAGGGCCCTCCTTCTGTATCGGCGTTATCCACCATTTGGTGTTCTCTAGGAGAAGAAGGAAACCAGATTTTGTTTCCTCACTTTATATATAGGGAAAGTGGAGGTACATCCAGTGAAAGAGAATGTTTTTCCCTTTGTTGTTAGTAGCCAGGGAGTCGGAATTGCCTAGACTGTTCCCTAGTCTGTTAGGTTATATCTTTTGTCTGGTGGGTTCTGCCAGCATTGACATAGGATACAGGGAGAATGGCACATAGTCCTCTCAAaatgctgttattttaaaaatacattttacttttacttaatATAGATGCTTCAGGTTAACTCAAAAGAATAACTGAGGATAGGGAGAGAAAGAGCCTTGAAGAATACATTTCTAGGAGACCTTTTTTATATCGGGTGATGTGTATACacctatttacattttaatcCCAAAGTTTGATTATATCTCTGTATAATAAGAAATAAGGCTTTTCCTGTCTTGTTTGAAGAATGGAACGATGTATTTGGGTTAAGGACATTCTTAAGTAGAACTGGCTTCCCCCCTCTCCCATGAGTACATGACAGTGAAGAATACGATAACTAGTAGTACAGGTTGATTTGTTCTAAGGCACCAGCAGTTATACCCACCTTGCATTCGCACCACCAGTGCAAATGTTAATGtggtgaaaaaggcaaataatgtcttagtattataataaaaatagttttgacctcatgGATCCCTGAAAGGGTGTTAGGGATCACCAGGGGTCCATGTACCACACTTTTTGAACTGCTGGCCTAAGCAGGTCAGTGTTTGCTCTCAAATTTAAGCATAATTATATCTTTACACCACAGTCAGAAGATACAGAAAAGGTTAACAAATACAGTTTGATTTAGAAACCTTGATGTGTCCTGTTTCATTGTGCCATCCAAAGACCTGTAAACCTCCAGAAAGAGTAGTCAGTTGCCAATAAGTGTTCCCATAATTTCCATCAATCAGCAG
The sequence above is drawn from the Cynocephalus volans isolate mCynVol1 chromosome 8, mCynVol1.pri, whole genome shotgun sequence genome and encodes:
- the MLLT11 gene encoding protein AF1q, whose protein sequence is MRDPVSSQYSSFLFWRMPIPELDLSELEGLGLSDTPTYKIKNSIGGKMTRQATGADQEKNPEGDHALLEYSTFNFWRTPIAGIHSFELDLL